The Polynucleobacter sp. JS-Mosq-20-D10 region ATGAATGCCCCAAGATTAGCCAGTGAGAATCCCCTCAATCAACGCTGGATCTATTGGTGGGGCCCAGAAGGCTCTGGTCGAACCCATTTACTCGGCGCAATCGGCAATGCCGCTCAGCAATTAGACTTAAAGTGCTTCCCCCTGACGCCCAATGAACCCATTTCTTGGGTGAGCTTGGAGGAAAGCCTACCCACCCTTTGCTCCAGTGCCACACCCTCAGTCATTACTGTTGATGACGTGGATCGACTGGATGAGCGCCTAGTAGCCTCCTTATTTCGAATTCTGAATGCCATACAGGGTAGTGCAGCAATGCATATTTTCATGGCAGGCAATGCCGCCCCTGGCGTATTAAGGCTCAGAGAAGACCTACGCACCCGCCTGGGATGGGGTTTGATCTTTCAAACTCATCTTTTGGGCGATGATGAGAAAATAGAAGCCTTACAACAAGCAGCGCAAGCGCGTGGCTTGGTTTTATCGTCAGATGTATTGCCTTGGCTGCTAAATCGCTTTTATCGCGATATGCCCAGCCTGATGGCCTTAATTGATGCTTTGGATGCTTACTCACTAGAAACAAAACGCGCTGTCACCTTGCCCCTCGTCAGAGAGCTCTTGCAGCCTAAATAAATATTAATGACTCAATTAGCACTGTTCGATTTAGATCACACTCTTCTCCCCTGCGATAGCGATTACGAATGGGGTCAGTTCTTGGCGCGCATTGGTGTAGTCGATAGCAAATACTATGCACAGCAAAATGAACGCTTTTATCAAGATTACAAAGATGGAAAACTTAACATTCAAGAGTTCTTACGCTTTGCGTTAAAGCCACTCTCCGAACATTCCCGCGCACAGCTCAAAGAATGGCATGACGCCTTCATGCAAGAGGTCATTACCGGTCAACTCCGTCAACAGGCGCTTGATCTCGTGAAGCGCCACCAAGATGCTGGTGATCTTTGCTGTGTTGTGACTGCAACCAATAGCTTTGTTACTCGCCCCATCGTAGAAAGTTTTGGCATCGAACATCTGGTGGCTACTGAACCTGCCACTGTGGGAGATCAGCCTTTCGCTGATTTCACAGGCGCAGTCAAGGGGATCCCGAGTTTTCGGGAAGGCAAAATTCAACGAGTTCATGATTGGCTTGCTACTCAAAAGCTCGCATTGGATGAATTGCCACAAAGTTATTTTTATTCAGACTCGATGAACGATTTACCTCTCCTGGAAAAAGTGAGCAATCCTGTTGCTACCAATCCGGATGCTCGCCTACGTGATGAAGCCTTAAAACGTCACTGGCCCATACTTGAACTGTTTGCATGATTACCAAATTTATTAAACGTATTTTGCGTCGTGATCCAATGATCCGACATACTGCAGCCCATACCTCTGGTGCGCCGAAGCGAGTCCCCAAAAAAACTCACCGTATTGACCCAGATTTACTCTCTAAAAATGCTGTGAAGGTAACTCAAACTTTGCAGCAGGCTGGCTATGATGCTTTTATTGTGGGCGGAGCCGTACGAGATTTAGCTTTAGGCATTGGTCCTAAGGACTTCGATGTAGCAACCAATGCCACGCCTGAGCAAGTACAAAAACTATTTCGCAAAGCACGCCTCATTGGTCGTCGCTTTCAGATTGTGCATGTCACTTTTTTTGGCAAAGGCCAACCTGAAATTATTGAGGTATCCACCTTTAGAGCTTTACTGGAGAACGCTGGCGAGCATGTAGCAGAAAATGGCCGCATCTTGCGCGATAACGTCTGGGGCAGTCAGCATGAAGATGCTGCACGCAGAGATTTCAGCATCAATGCGATGTACTACGACCCTGCAACTGAAACCGTACTCGACTATCACGGCGGCATGGCAGACATGCAGAAGAAGACCTTGCGCATGATTGGTGACCCGGCTAAGCGCTATCGTGAAGATCCAATTCGTATGCTGCGCGCTATTCGCTTTGCAGCCAAGACAGGCTTTACCTTAGACGCAGCAACGCGCGCGCCCATCGCTAAATTAGGCAAATTGATTCATGATGTTCCATCCGCTCGTCTCTTTGATGAAATCCTCAAGCTACTCATGTCCGGTTATTCATGGGCTGCGATTCAAGGCCTCAAGGATGCAGGACTTCATCATGGCCTCCTGCCCTTGCTGGATCACATCCTGGATCAGAGTGCAGGATCTAAGGAAGCCAATGATTTTGTTCGCATTGCCCTTGCTAATACCGATCAACGCATTCAATCTGGCAAAAGTGTTTCGGCTGGATTCTTGTTCGCTACTTTGCTCTGGCCAGATCTCCTGAGCAATTGGAAAAAGAATATTGCCAAAGGAATTTCCAATATTCCCGCACTACATGATGCGATGGATGAGACTATTGCTAGTCAAAGTAACGGCATGGTAATTCAGCGCCGCTTCGAGAGCGATATGCGGGAAATCTGGTCAATGCAGCCCCGCTTTGAAAAGCGAGTTGGACGCTACCCTTATCGCCTCATTGAATCCCCACGTTTTAGAGCAGGTTATGACTTTATGCTGCTGCGCTGTGCCACGGGCGAGAAAAATCCTGCCTTAGGCGAGTGGTGGACCAGCTTTATTACAACTGACCCAACCGGGCAAGAAGCTCTGATGGCGAGTGTTAAAAGCGAGGCTGGTACTAGCGCCTCCCCCACAAAACGACGTCGCCGTAGAAAAACCAAAGTGGCCGTACCCACTGAAAGTGCAGCAGACTAAGCAGACTTGAGAAAAATTCAGTAAAGTAGTTTCAGTAGTTTTTCTGTACCCTTCTCTTGTTTGGAATGAGCATGGCTCGAGCTTTTATTGGATTTGGTGGCAATATCGGTGACACGCGTCAGCTTATTACGGATGCGATTGTGTGCCTCGCGCAGCGTTGCGAACTCCAAATACTGGCTAAAAGCTGCTTTTATCAAAGCGCGCCCTTCGAAGCCACCGGCGGAGACTATATCAATGCGGTCATTGAAATTGAAACGCAATTAAGCCCTTATGGCCTTTTGCACGTCTGCCAAGCAGTCGAACAAGAATTTGGGCGCGAGCGTCCCTACGCTAATGCACCCCGGACGATTGATCTGGATATCCTGTCCTTTGAGGGTGTATCTCAAACAGATACGGAACTCACCATCCCCCACCCCAGAATCATTGAGCGCTCGTTTGTTCTGCTTCCCTTGCTAGAAATTGCCCCAGATTTCTTTTTACCCAACTGGGGCGAACTCAAGGCTTATCTACCTAATGTAGCCGATCAGCGCATTGAAAAACTCTCTTGCCGCAACTGTAATTGCGGTGAAAAACAGGTTTATAGCCGATCAGCGCATTAATTCATTAAACTCACGCCATGGGTTACTTACAAGGCGAAAAGCCAATTACGATCTCTAAACTCCTCGCCATGCATGCTGAGGGGGAAAAAATTACGATGCTGACTGCATACGATTCAACGATGTCAGCCCTGTTAAATCGTAGCGGAGTAGAAACTATCCTGATTGGGGACTCCTTAGGGAATGTAATTCAAGGTCACTCCAGCACCACACCAGTAACCGTAGAGCAAGTGGCATATCACACTGAATGTGTCGCTCGGGCTAACACCCATGCATTCATCATTGCCGACCTACCTTTTGCCAGCTATGGCGACCCCGTTCAAGCCTTAGATTCATCAGCAGAACTCATGCGCGCTGGTGCCGATATGGTCAAACTTGAGGGCGGTGATTGGCAAATCGACATCATTCAGTATTTAGTAGAACGTAGTGTTCCTGTTTGCGCCCATCTAGGACTATTACCCCAGTCTGTTCACATCCTGGGTGGTTATAAAGTTCAAGGTAAGTCAAAAGATGCTGCAAGCCTCATGCTTGAGCAGGCAATTGCTTGCGAGCAAGCTGGTGCACAAATGATTGTGCTTGAAGCCATTCCATCTTCATTAGGCAAGTCCATTACCGAATCGCTCGCCATTCCCACCATTGGAATCGGTGCAGGCGTAAATTGCTCAGGTCAAGTATTGGTACTGCAAGATATGTTGGGCATCAGCCCTGGGAAGCCGCCAAAGTTTGTTAAAAACTTTATGGATGGCCACGCCTCAATTGAGGCGGCAGTCAAAGCCTATGTTCGAGAAGTAAAATCCGGAAAGTTCCCCGGACCCGAACACGGCTTTGCTGGATAAATTCTAGCTACTAGTTAACTAAAAAAGCTCTTTACTCCATCAAACCAACCCTTTTGATGGGGGTTATGTTTGTCGCCACCTGATTTCAGGCTATCGTCAAAGCTCTGCAGTAATTTTTTCTGTTCATCAGTTAACTTCACTGGAGTCTCAACAGCAACGTGGACGAAGAGATCGCCCACCATGGTCGAGCGCAAACCTTTAATACCTTTGTTGCGCAAACGGAATGTTTTTCCAGTTTGCGTACCCTCAGGAATCGGGAACTCGACGCGCCCTGAAAGCGTTGGGACTTCAATATCCCCACCAATCGTTGCAGTTGCGAACGAGATTGGCATTTGGACATGCAAATCACTGCCATCGCGCTCAAATACCTTATGGGGCTTGACTCTCACCTCTACATAAAGATCGCCGGATGGTCCACCATTGACGCCGGGCTCGCCATTTCCAACGGAGCGCACACGCATACCATCATCAATACCCGCAGGGATTTTGATTTCCAGTGTCTTTTGTTCTTTATGTTTACCGCTGCCATGGCAAGTCTTACATGGCTTCGGAATGTACTCACCAGTGCCACGACACTTAGGGCAAGTTTGCTGCATGGAGAAGAAGCCTTGCTGGACACGGACTTGGCCATGACCGCCGCAAGTAGTACATCTCTCGGCTTTGCTACCAGGTTCAGCGCCAGTGCCATGACATGGCTTGCAATTACTCCAACTTGGCACCCGAATTTGAGTCGTGTAACCCTCGGCAGCTTGCTCAAGAGTGATCTCCATGTTGTAACGTAAATCAGCGCCTTTATATACCTGTGGTCCTGACTGACGGCCGCCACCTTGCCCAAAAATATCGCCAAAGATGTCACCGAAAGCGTCAGCAAAGCCACCGCCGCCAAAGCCGCCGCCACCAAAACCACCTGATTGATCGAGGCCAGCGTGACCATACTGATCATATGTGGCACGCTTATTCGGGTCCGTTAAAGTTTCGTAAGCTTCTTTAACTTCTTTAAATTGCGCTTCTGCTGTTTTGCTATCGGGATTGCGATCAGGGTGATACTTCATCGCCATTTTTCGATAAGCTTTTTTTAGCTCCTCATCGCTAGCGCCTTTGGCAACTCCAAGGACCTCGTAATAATCACGTTTACTTGTAGACACAAAATTCCTCTCAACAACCTGAATGACACAAGTCGGCACGTGGCCGACTTGTTATTTAAGCACCTCTAAACTACGTTAAATGGATTTCAATCTCCGGGATTACTTCTTGTCTTTCACTTCCTTGAAATCCGCATCCACTACGTCAGCATCGGGAGCTGCACCTGGTGCGCCGCCAGGAGCTGTGCCAGGAGTGCCGCCAGCCTTAGCTTGTTCTGCAGCCATGGCCTTTTCGCCCAGCTTCTGACTTGCTTTACCCAAAGCCTCAGTCTTAGTCTCAATAGCAGCTTTGTCGCTACCCTTGATGGCCTCGTCCAATTCTTTCAAGGCAGCTTCGATTGCCTCTTTCTCAGAAGCCTCTAAAGCAGAACCATGCTCTTCCAAAGCTTTCTTGGTTGAGTGGGCCAAAGCATCCGCAGTGTTGCGCGCCGTTACTAATTCCAATGCTTTTTTATCTTCATCGGCATTCGCTTCAGCATCTTTCACCATGCGTAAAATTTCTTCTTCAGTCAAGCCAGAGTTTGCCTTAATGGTGATCTTGTTCTCTTTGCCAGTCGTTTTGTCTTTTGCAGTTACATGCAAAATACCGTTGGCATCAATATCAAAAGTCACTTCAATTTGTGGCATACCGCGTTGTGCTGGAGCAATACCTTCCAAATTAAATTCACCGAGCAATTTATTGGCAGCAGCCATCTCGCGCTCACCTTGGAAGCACTTAATAGTTACCGCAGGCTGGTTATCTTCCGCTGTGGAGTAAACCTGTGAATGCTTAGTCGGAATAGTCGTGTTCTTCGGAATCATCTTGGTCATCACGCCGCCCAAGGTTTCGATACCCAAAGACAATGGGGTTACGTCCAGAAGCAATACGTCTTTACGATCGCCAGACAATACAGAGCCCTGAATCGCGGCACCAACTGCAACCGCTTCATCTGGGTTCACATCTTTGCGTGGCTCTTTACCGAAAATTTCTTTTACCTTGTCCTGCACAGCAGGCATGCGGGTTTGACCGCCGACCAAAATCACGTCATCGATATCAGCAGGATTTACGCCAGCATCTTTAATTGCAGTCAAGCAAGGACCAGCCGTACGATTGATCAACTCCTCTACCAATGACTCTAACTTAGCGCGAGTCAGCTTCAAGTTCAAATGCTTAGGGCCGCCAGCATCAGCGGTCACGTATGGCAAATTGATCTCAGTTTGTTGTGCAGATGACAATTCGATCTTCGCTTTTTCAGCGGCATCTTTTAAGCGCTGCAAGGCCAATACATCTTTGCTCAAATCCACGCCTTGCTCTTTCTTGAACTCAGCAATGATCCAATCAATGATGCGTTGGTCAAAGTCCTCACCACCTAGGAAAGTGTCGCCGTTAGTAGAGAGTACTTCGAACTGCTTCTCGCCATCCACGTTAGCAATCTCAATAATGGATACGTCGAATGTGCCACCGCCCAAGTCATACACTGCAATCTTGCGATCAACCTTGTCCTGCTTGTCCAAACCGAAGGCTAATGCCGCAGCAGTTGGCTCATTGATGATGCGCTTTACATCTAAACCAGCGATACGACCCGCATCTTTAGTAGCTTGACGCTGGCTATCATTGAAGTAAGCAGGAACAGTGATCACTGCCTCAGTCACTTCTTCGCCGAGGTAATCTTCGGCAGTCTTTTTCATTTTGCGCAGAATTTCTGCTGATACTTGTTGTGGTGCCATTTTTTTGTCGCGCGCTTCCACCCAAGCATCACCATTGTCCGCTTGAACAATTTTGTAAGGCATCAAGCCGATGTCTTTTTGCACTTCCGCATCAGTAAATTTACGACCCATCAAACGCTTTACTGCGTAGATGGTGTTTTTAGGGTTAGTTACTGATTGGCGTTTTGCAGGTGCGCCAACCAATACTTCGCCGTCTTCAACATAAGCGATGATGGAGGGAGTTGTGCGACCGCCTTCTGCGTTCTCGACAACTTTAGGTGCATTGTTTTCCACAACAGAAACGCACGAGTTCGTGGTTCCTAAGTCAATTCCGATAATCTTTCCCATAATGGCTCCAAAAAATTAAGTTATGTGTAATTTCGTCAAACTGCGAATAATTCAATAAGGAATAAATGGGGTCGAAGAAGAGAAATTCAAGAGTTAAAAAGCAAAAAAGGCAGATTTCTGCCCTTTTTATCTTTTTTGACCCAAAAAACCCCATTTAGGGGCTTTTAATACCTTATTTGGGTGCGCTTACGGTTACCAAGGATGGTCGCAGAATACGATCAGCAATGGAATAACCCCTCTGGAGTACTGAAACCACAGTATTAGCCTCTTGATCTGAAGGCACAGAAGCTATAGCTTGGTGATGGTGAGGATCGAATTTGTCGCCTACAGCAGGATTAATCTCAGTCAAACGACCTTTTTCAAAGGCGGATAGCAGTTGTTTTAGGGTGATCTCTAGGCCCTCTTTAAAGGCTTTGGCATCCACAGTCTCTGCGTTCAGAGCTGCATACAGGCTATCTGTAACCGGCACGAGGTGCTCGGCAAAACTCTCAATCGCAAACTTATGCGCCTTTGAGACATCCTCGGCGGCACGGCGGCGAATGTTTTCACCCTCGGCTTTAGCGCGGAGGTAGTTATCCTGCATCTCGGTTAACTTTTGATTTAACTCGGCAATTTCTTGCTCTGGAGTCTTTGCTTCGGCATCCGCAGGAGCGGCTTGTGCACTAGCTTGCGCCTGGGGATCGGCAGCAGTATTTTCTTGCTCAGGAGATGGAGTTTGATTTTCTTGGGTCATAGGTGCAAATTCACTTTTCTATCAGGATGACTACTTCTCAACAATATGGGGCCGATTTAGGTAATTTCAAGTGCGCCTAGCTTTAAGTAATCTTCGCTTTAGCTAGTTCAGCCAAGCGCTCGCGCTCCTGCAATACCGCATCGGACTCAACACCTAAACTCCAACCAGATAGATGCTGCTGGGCAATGTCGTACATTGCATCGATCCACTTTGGATTGCTATTTAAGCAAGGGATGTAGCGGTAGTCTTTGCCGCCATGCTCCAAAAAGATTTCACGCGCTTCCATCGCAATCTCTTCTAAGGTTTCTAAGCAATCTGCCGGAAATCCTGGACAAAAAATATCGACACGTTTGCAACCTGCTTTACCAAGCTCTTCAATCATCGGAGCCGTATAAGGCTTGAGCCACTCTGCCTTACCAAAGCGAGATTGGAAGGTGACCAAGTATTGTCCAGGCTCTAGACCTAATGACTCACCAAGTAAGCGACCGGTTTTCAAGCACTCGCAATGGTAGGGGTCGCCCTTCATTAAATTGCGCTTGGGTAGGCCGTGGAAAGACATTACAAAGCGATCACCAGCAGCGAAATCTGGGCGACCATCTTTATCCCATGCACCAAGTACTTGGTCGCGTAATGCTGAAATATAGGCAGGGTTGTCGTGATAGTACTTAACCAAACGCAACTCGGGTTGATTACGCCAAGTCCCCAGTACGCGAAACACTTCATCAAAACTAGAAGCAGTGGTTGTCGCAGAATACTGTGGATATAGTGGCAACAACAATAAACGCTCCATACCCTGCGCCTGCAAGGCTTCCAGGGCTTGCTGAGTTGAAGGCTCACCATAACGCATGGCTAAATCTACTAACACTACTTGACCGTGATTAGCGAATTTCTCCGCCAGCTCTTTTGCTTGCAGGCGGGAGTAATGCATCAAAGGTGAGCCTAATTTTGGCAACCAAATTGAGGCATATTTTTTTGCAGACGCACCACTACGAATCGGCAAAATAATGCCATTCAAAATACACCACCAAATAATGCGGGGGATTTCTACAACGCGTGGGTCAGATAAAAATTCCTTGAGATAAGCCCTTACTGCTTTAGCAGTTGGTGCGGAGGGAGTGCCCAAGTTGAGCAATAACACTGCTGTCTTAGAGGGGCGTAGGTGGGGATTTTGATTCAAGGAAGATCCGTCTTTATTAAATAGTGCTCAAAGATATAAATGTCACTAAGAACTTATTGGTGCGCTTAATGCGCCCGATAACAACTTAGAGGTGATGTCGACAATCGGAATCACCCGATCGTATGCCATACGAGTAGGGCCAATCACGCCGAGGGTTCCAACGATCTGACCATCCACACTGTACGGCGCACTGATGACGGCTAAATCTTCATAAGGCAGCAAATCACTTTCGCCGCCAATAAAAATTTGAATACCATCGGCATGACTAGATACGTCTAGCAACTGCATTAGGACCGACTTTTGCTCGAGCATATCGAACATCTTGCGCAGCTTATCCAAATTCGTACTGAGATCGCCAACATTCAGTAAGCGCCGCTCACCTGATAGCAGCATATCTCCTTGACCCATACCGTAATCACTAACCCCACTGTGCAATGCCAGAGCCATCAGCCCCGAGATATCGCTTCGCAAATTATCCAAATCAGAGACAAGGTGTGCACGCACCTCTGCAAAACTCTTGCCGGCAAACTGAGTATTGATGTAATTTCCAGCCTCAACTAGCTGACTTGGGGTGTAGTCCTGCGAGGTAGGGAGGATGCGGTTTTGAACATCGCCTTCAGGTGTAACCATGATGAGCAGGATTTTGCCCTCACCAAGCCTTAAGAATTCAATATGCTTAAAGACTTGGGCCCGCTTGGGTGTCATCACTACCCCAGCAAAATGAGTCAAATTCGACAAAATTTGCGCAGCGGAGTTCAGTACCCGCTGGGGTGAATCTGGCAAAAGCCCTTTTTCCATCTCACGGGCGGCAATTTCCTCTAGGGGGCGAACCGTCACCATCGTATCCACAAAGAGGCGATAGCCTCTTGGGGTTGGGATACGACCGGCTGAGGTATGGGGGCTGGTTACTAGACCCATTTCCTCTAAATCTGCCATAACATTGCGAATCGTGGCCGCAGAAAGATCCAATCCCGAGAATCGAGATAGAGTGCGTGAGCCAATAGGCTGACCCTCTTCGATATAGCGCTCGATGAGGGTTTTCAGTAAGGCGCGGGAACGATCATCCATGGTGGTAGGGATTTTATGCGTATGGTTTAATCGTTATATGTTAAGCCCATCCCCAAATTCCAGCAAAAAGGCCTTTGGCCGGGTTGCGCTTGTCGGTAAATATCAAGCTGACGGCATGCAAGAGCGTCTTAAGGACCTTGCAGCGCTACTTGGCCAGCAAGGCTGTGAGGTCTACATTGAAAGTGCCACCGCCAGCCACTTGAGCCTAACCGCCTACCCGATCAAAAAAGTAGAGGGGTTTGCAGGAGCCATTGATTTAGCGGTAGTTTTAGGTGGTGACGGGACAATGCTGGGAATTGGGCGCCAACTGGCCGGCAGTAACGTCCCCCTCGTTGGCATCAATATGGGCCGCTTAGGCTATATGACCGACATTCCCATCCAGAACGTTCAAACGGTTTTGCCGCAAATCATTGCTGGCGACTACGAAGCCGACACCAGAACACTTCTAGATGCAGTGGTAATGCGTGATGGCAAAAAAATCAATCAAGCCCTCGCTCTCAATGATGTAGTGGTCAATCGCTCCGGAATATCAGGCATGGTGGAGCTTGCAGTGCGCGTCAACGGTTCATTTATGTATAACCAGCGATCAGATGGCTTAATTGTGTCTACCCCTACCGGCTCAACAGCTTACGCCCTTTCCGCTGGCGGACCGATTCTGCATCCTCGGGTTGCCGGAATTTTATTGGCACCAATTGCACCGCACTCCTTATCCAATCGCCCTATCGTCTTACCGCAAGATATTGTGGTGAGTATCGAAGTGATTGATGGCAGAGAAGTGATTGTGAACTTTGATATGCAATCACAAACTCATTTGCAATCAGGTGACATCATAGAAGTCCGTCAATCCGAAAAAACGATTACCCTACTTCATCCTCGCAGCCATAGTGACTACAAAACCTTGCGCGAGAAGTTACATTGGAATGAATACCCATCGACATTCTGATGTCGAATTTTTTGGTACGCTAAAGCATGCTTCAAACACTATCGCTTCGCGACTTTGTCATTGTTGACCAGCTAGAGCTAGACTTTTCCTCCGGGTTTACAGTCTTGACTGGTGAAACCGGTGCTGGTAAATCTATCCTCTTGGATGCTCTCAGCCTGGTATTGGGCGAACGCGCAGATAGCAGCCAAATTCGTGAAGGCTGCAACCGCGCAGAAATTAGCGCCCTCTTTCGGATTGATGCACAGCAAATTGAACATTTCAGTCAATGGCTTGATGAGCAAGGTTTTCCACTTGAAGACGATGGGCAAAGTCTTCTACTCAAAAGAACCGTGGAGGCCAATGGCCGTAGCCGCGCCTTCATTAATGGCAGCGTAGCAACCTTGGTGCAACTGCGAGAAGCAGGCGATCAATTAGTAGATATTCATGGTCAACATGCACATCAACTGCTGCTCAAAGGTGGCGCACAACGCGAACTTTTGGATCGCCACGCCAATCACCTAGATCTGATTACTGAGGTCTCTCAATTATTTAAAACTCTGAATGAATCGCGTCGCAGACTCGAGCAAGCTGAAAATGCTGGGCAAGATATTGAACGTGAGCGTGAGCGTTTGGAATGGCAAATAGAGGAGCTCACTGAGCTCTCTCCACAGGAAGGCGAATGGACAACCATTCAAGGTGAGCATGCACGCCTAGCGAATGGCGCAAAAATTATGAGCGGCTGCCAAGAAGCAATCGATGCTCTAAGCGACGCAGACAATTCCGTAGAGTCCACTCTTTCTAAAGCTAGCGCCAATATCAGCGCTCTAGCCGAACATGACTCCGCACTCAGTGATATCAGCCAAGCCTTAGAGTCAGCCCAAATTCAGATAGATGAAGCGGTGCATGGCCTCAATCGTTATTTGCAAAAACTCGATTTAGATCCTGCACGCCTCAGCGAGGTGGAGGAGCGCATGCAAGCGCTTCATGGTGCAGCTAGAAAATACCGCACCGAAGCAGATGACTTACCAAAGCTACTTTTAGACACTGTCGAACGCTTAGAGGCATTAACGGCCTCGCAAAATATAGAAGCTTTACG contains the following coding sequences:
- the hrcA gene encoding heat-inducible transcriptional repressor HrcA, producing the protein MDDRSRALLKTLIERYIEEGQPIGSRTLSRFSGLDLSAATIRNVMADLEEMGLVTSPHTSAGRIPTPRGYRLFVDTMVTVRPLEEIAAREMEKGLLPDSPQRVLNSAAQILSNLTHFAGVVMTPKRAQVFKHIEFLRLGEGKILLIMVTPEGDVQNRILPTSQDYTPSQLVEAGNYINTQFAGKSFAEVRAHLVSDLDNLRSDISGLMALALHSGVSDYGMGQGDMLLSGERRLLNVGDLSTNLDKLRKMFDMLEQKSVLMQLLDVSSHADGIQIFIGGESDLLPYEDLAVISAPYSVDGQIVGTLGVIGPTRMAYDRVIPIVDITSKLLSGALSAPISS
- a CDS encoding NAD kinase — protein: MLSPSPNSSKKAFGRVALVGKYQADGMQERLKDLAALLGQQGCEVYIESATASHLSLTAYPIKKVEGFAGAIDLAVVLGGDGTMLGIGRQLAGSNVPLVGINMGRLGYMTDIPIQNVQTVLPQIIAGDYEADTRTLLDAVVMRDGKKINQALALNDVVVNRSGISGMVELAVRVNGSFMYNQRSDGLIVSTPTGSTAYALSAGGPILHPRVAGILLAPIAPHSLSNRPIVLPQDIVVSIEVIDGREVIVNFDMQSQTHLQSGDIIEVRQSEKTITLLHPRSHSDYKTLREKLHWNEYPSTF
- the recN gene encoding DNA repair protein RecN, whose translation is MLQTLSLRDFVIVDQLELDFSSGFTVLTGETGAGKSILLDALSLVLGERADSSQIREGCNRAEISALFRIDAQQIEHFSQWLDEQGFPLEDDGQSLLLKRTVEANGRSRAFINGSVATLVQLREAGDQLVDIHGQHAHQLLLKGGAQRELLDRHANHLDLITEVSQLFKTLNESRRRLEQAENAGQDIERERERLEWQIEELTELSPQEGEWTTIQGEHARLANGAKIMSGCQEAIDALSDADNSVESTLSKASANISALAEHDSALSDISQALESAQIQIDEAVHGLNRYLQKLDLDPARLSEVEERMQALHGAARKYRTEADDLPKLLLDTVERLEALTASQNIEALRERVKQEELAYLKQAKQLSQKRNKAALDLGKQVTTAMQDLSMAGGQLEIALLPLAEGGAYGLEQIEFLVAGHAGSTPRSLAKVASGGELARISLAISVITSKASFTPTLIFDEVDAGIGGAVAETVGKLLRQLGESHQILCVTHLPQVAAQGNHHLKVSKSQAGDITLSQVMPLGRSERVEEVARMLGGATITDTTRRHARELLEQN